The genomic segment TGGAGCCAGATCTTGGGCCATAATCGGGAGTTGGACGGGCTGTCTTCGGCACCGTAACGACATAGCGGAACAAAGGTCGCCAGCTGTACGCGAAACCGTTCTCTCCCATCCGCACGCGAAGCCGCTCCCAATCCGAAGCCCGAAAACCCTTCGCGACAGACAGCGGACCGTCGTTCACGACATAACGGTTCCCCGATACGAGTCTGGCCGCCAGCCATACGGCCGTCCAAGCAAGCCAATGGCGATGAATATCCTGAATGACGATTCCCACTTTGGAAGCCCTCAGCATGGCTCTCGCGACGTCAGGCAGCTCCTCATCTTCAAAATGATGTACGAACTGGGACGCGGTGACGATGTCCGCGACCGCTTCTTCAAGGTCGAACAGGTCGCTGCGCATGACATGAATGCGAGGCTCGCCGGCGTAAAATGCCCGCGCTTCGGCGCACGCTTCTTCCGTCCGGTCGACGAGCGTGATGCCAATGGTCACATCGTGCGCTTCGGCCCAGCGGAGCAGCGCCGCATTGACGTCCCCGGAGCCGGCTCCGATGTCCAGCACCGTGAGGCGCTTCGGACGTCCCGCGTGCTCCCAGAGTCGCACGACGCCGTACAACGTCCGGCCGGATGCGGCGAACAGTCGGTTCAGCCTGCGCAAATGCCGCAGCGCTTCGCGCAGTTCGGCGCCTCCCTGCGCCAGATCGTCCATCAGCTCGGGCGCTTTTGCGCGCGTTTTGAGCAGCTTAAACATGGGAGGCCAGCTGCGCTTCATCGATCGGCTCGATTTCACCCTTTACTCCATGCAGCGTCTGTGAACGTATTGCAGCCTGCTCGCCCGGTCGGTAGACGATCGGCAGCATCTCGGCGGAAAGTCCGGGACCGAATGCGAGACATATGCCTTCCGAACGCGCCGCGTTTTCATCGCGTTTGGCCTTACGGATGGCATCGAGCACGAACAGCAGCGTCGCGGAGGACATATTGCCGAAGTCGCGCAATACGCCTCTGCTGTACCCGGTATGCATGTCTTCCAGTCCGAGCTCCGATTCGAGCGCGTCGAGAATGCCTTTTCCGCCGGGATGAATCGCCCAAATATCGGGCTGCGAATCCTTTTCCCCTAAAAAGGAAGCCAGGCGTTCCGGCAGGTAGCGGCCGATCAGCGCCGGTATACGGGAAGACAGATAGAGGTCGAAGCCGTGATCGCCGACTTCCCAGACCATCTCGTTCTCGCCTTCCGGCAGCAGCGCGCTGCTCGGTCTTCCCAACTCGAACGCATCCCTCCCGTCGCCTGCCTCGGCGCCGATCACGCACGCGGACGCTCCGTCCCCGAAAAACGATGCGCCGAAAAGCGCCTCCTTCTCTGCGGAAGGCTGAATGTGGAGCGTGCACAGCTCGACGCAAACGACAAGCACGGCTGCTTCAGGCTGCCCGCTCACGATATCGCGCGCCATCCCGATCGCCTTAAGTCCGGCTGCGCACCCGACAAAGTTCAGCGGGATCCGGTTCACCGAATCCTGTAATCCGAGCTGCTTGGCCAACACCGTGTCGAGCCCCGGCAGATACTGACCTGTGCAGCTGACCGTCACCAGATGCGTCAGCTCCGAGGGCGATATGCGCGCGTCGGAGAGCGCCGCAGACGCAGCACGCAGCGCTAACGGCACCGACGCCTGCTTGTAATTTGCCATGCGCTCCGAGGTCGCAGGCACCGCAAGTCCCGACAGCTGAGCGAAATAGCGGTTGCGCTCCGCCGGCTCGAGCAGGGCAGGTTCGCAGGTGTAGCGGGTTTGCACGCCGCATTGCTTGAACAGACGTCTCGCCCAGCGGGCAGCGTCGGGCGTCTCCCGAAGGGCCTCGGCCAGTCGCTGGGCCGTGTCCAGCTGGTCTAGCTTGTGCGCGGGCACCGCAGTCCCGATACCGAGCATCGTTATTGGCTGCTCAATGGTCTCCATCATACGCATCAACCCCATTTCGTTCGGATATCGCAAGACAAGCTGCTATCCTTCACTTTATTCCGGGCGGCGTTCGAATATGTAAACAAGCTGTTTTCGCGCAAAAAGGAGCTGCCCTTTCAAGTCATCTAAATGACCTTTGGGCAACTCCTTGACTTTTGCGGCTATCGACGCGGAAGACGAACGGGCAGCAACAATAGCTCAGTTTTCCGCAATCCCCGCGCATCCTGCTATCGGCGGCGAACGGGCGGACTACCTGCAATACGAAAATAGCTCAATTTTGACAATTTTGCGCTATACCCGCGCATTCCGATATCGGCAGGCGCATGAGCACCTCTAGTCGACAAACGGGACGAAGCAGGAGGTTCCTCCGCTTCGTCCCGTTTGATTCATTCGCTTGTTTGATACGGCGCCGAACGAAACAAGGTTACCGATTCAATGCGTAAATCAGCACTGCAACGATTGCGACCGTACAAACGACATAGATCCAGCTCAGGTTCGCCCACTTCTTGCCCGTCTGCTGGAAGTAGCCCGGATTGCCTTCCTTATTCGTCCTCGATTGCCCGATCGCGATCGTCGCCGCAAAGCCGACGACCATCACGACGATGACCAGAATAATCGGTATGATCATATCCGCTCTCCATTATTCGCAAGTTGCCATCATTATAGCAAATTCGGCTTCCTGCCGCTAAGCGGCTGCCGCCTGTCGAGTTAGAGCAAGCGCTCGCGCAGCGCTTCGGCCGAATGCGGGGACAGGTGGCCGAGCGGAATGTCGAATACGGTTTTCGCGCCGGAAGCGCCTTCTTGCGACAATCGTGCGGCCGCCCGTGCATAGGCGACCAGGACGCTGGCGGTAAACTCGGGATTGCTGCCCAGCTTGAGGCCGAATTCGATCAATTGCTGCGTGCCTTCTCCCGTCACGCCGCTGCGGAGAACAAACCCGCCGTGCGGCATGCCGCTATGCTCCGCCTGCAGCTTCTCCTCGGTAATAAACTCGACCGTCGTCTCGTAGTCCGAGAAGTAGTTGGGCATTTCTTTGATCTCGCGTTCGATGGCAGCTGTGTCCGCTCCCTGCTCGGCAACGACATAGCACAGTCGCTCATGCTTTTCCCGCGTCGTCAGCTCCGGGTTTTCCCCGCTGCGTACGCTGGCGATCGCGCGTTCGACCGGGATCGTGTATTGGACGCCCGCTTTGACGCCGGGTACGCGCCTGATCGCATCCGAGTGACCTTGACTGACGCCTTTCCCCCAGAACGTATATTCCTTGCCCTGGGGCAGAATCGATTCAGCCAGCAAGCGGTTCATCGAAAACAGTCCGGGATCCCACCCCGTCGAAATGACGCTGACATTTCCGCCCTTGCGCGCCGCTTCGTCCACCGCTCGGTAAAACTCGGGAATTTTCGCGTGCGTATCGAAGCTGTCTACCGTATTGAAGCTTGCCGCAACAAGCGGGGTCTGCTCCGGCAGATCCGTCGCCGAGCCCCCGCACAGTATCATAACGTCGATCTCTCCGCGGAAGCGCTCGATATTCGAGATCGATTCGAATCTCGCATTAACGTTCGTGTCCGCCGACATGCGGGCTGCGTCGCGCCGCGTAAAAATCGCAACGAGCTCCATATCCTCGTTTTGTCCGATTGCCTTATGTACGCCGCGGCCCAGATTCCCGTAGCCGACGATTCCGACCCTGATTTTGGACGACATGATCGTTTCCCCCTTAGCGAATATCCACAAAAGTATAACTCACATGGGATGTAACTTGCAAAGCTTGATTTTTCAACCCTTGACGCTGACATCATTCTTTCATGTCTCCGACAAACTTGATACCCGCTCGATTGTGGACAAGCGCCAATTTTGTGCTATGATGAGACGAAGATCCCTCAACACAACTCGAATAGGAGAGATCAAGCTTGATCCAACTAAAGGAATTCCTCGATACCGAATATTCGCTCGCGGAAAAGAGAGCCAATGAATTTTTGGCCGGATTGGAAGAAGAACAGGTCGTTAACATTTTGTACGGTTCGTACGCCAAGTCGCAAACGCAAGGCGTCGTCCATCAACGCGCTTCGATTCTTGTGGTGTACAAAACGAAATAACCGGAATTCGGAAGCTTCGACCTTGCTGCCATACGCCGGCTCGATACGAAAACAGCCTTGGACGGCATACGATCCAAGGCTGTTTTCGATTGATCCGTCTGTTTATAAATGCCGGAGATCCATAGGAGACTTGCCTGCGATTTTGTAGTGCACATTTTGCCGTTATTAATCTATTTTGATATTGTAGATCTACACCTTCATCGAATTTCCACTATTAAACTTGATACCGTTATATGAGGGAGCTCTTAGAGGACAAATGCCATTGAAGCCCCGCAGCAGAAAAATCGTCGCGACAGCCGCCGTGCTCTATACCTTGCTAGTATTGTTTTTTATGTTTCTCGCGTTCAACAGAACAAACAGATTAAGCGACGGATTCACCTTCATGTTCGTGCCGGAAACCACGCCGCTGCGATTTCCCGAACCGACTTTTATGTGGTTGTTCAGTTTAGGCAATGTCGCTGCGTTCATGCCCTTCGGCATCATTATTCCTTATTTTTTTCGCTGGTCTTTTATGAAATTCGCCGCTTTTTTCTTGTTGGCGATTACGTTTTTGGAGACACTTCAGGCGCTGACGCGACTCGGTTCCTTCGATGTGGACGACATTATTGCCAATACGTTAGGCGCGTTTATCGGGTATGCGGCCTGGCGGGCCGGCTTGGCGTCCGGACGCCGAGCGCGTAAATGGATGGTGACGGTCTTAAGCGCGATCGCGCTGCTGGCCGGCGTCATGCTCGTATCGGAAGGCTGGGATGCGGCAATCAAAAAGAAGGAAGGTGTCTTTCAAGCCTTAAACGTTGCTGGAGAATCCGATGCCTTGGCCGGGAGCTTCTCCGCATTCACCGTAGGCGGAGAGTCCATTAAGCCTCAATATAATTCATACGTCGCCGGCTCAAGCTCAACATCAACCTATACGATCCATACGGGACATTTGAAGAACATTCATCTTTACGCAAATTACGGGATTCCGGATCGCTCGGCGCACGAAGGGCGCGTATCCATCTTCGCAGACGGTGCAATGTTCGCCGAATTCAGCGGCGAATACATATCCGGCATCGAAACGATCATGGTCCCTTTTAATCAGATTGACGAGCTTCGTATCGTCGTTGAAGGGAACGCGGTGCTCTGGGACATCGGCTATCGCAAAATGGAGCATTGGTGGGAGTAAACTGCTCCCGAGGAAATACAGCGAAAACGCAGCAAGGCTGTCGAGATTCTCCCTCGACAGCCTTGCTGCGTTTTCCGTTACTGGATCAGGAGGCATTTCAGGTGCGAACGTCGATGCCTCGCATTTTGTTCACGGCGACGAGCGCTCGCGCCTTCGCTTCTATTAACCCAGCGCTGCAAGCAGCGTGAGCGCCTCCTCATGATCGGGCTCAAGCTCGAGCGCCCGCTGCAGATACGCTCTCGCCTCGTCCTCCTGCCCCAACTCCAGGCTGCAGATCGCGAGGCAAAAATAAACGGTCGATACCGGATCGTCGTCGCCCTGCGCCGAGGCGTCCAGCAGCGGTTTGGCATCCTCGTACATGTCCATCTCGAACAGGATCAGGCCGGCGTCGAGAGCAAGGTCGTATCGTTGCGGCATGACGTAAAACGACGTCCACATTCGATGAATGCCGCTGCGCAAGTCCAGCTTCTCTTCGTCGTTCGCGTCCGCAAGCAGGCTGGAGATGCGCTTGGCCGTCTGAATGAACCATTCCGCATCGTACCCGCCGAGGCGCCAGAACGCGAGAATCTGCTGAAGTCGCAACGTCTCGATCTCGCGGTCGGCCAACAGCTTCAGGCTGAAGAAATCGTCGGGCCCGAACCGGGCCACGCTTTTGCGGTAGGCAAGTCTCGTATTCACATATTGCTTGGGCGACTCCAGCATGAGAATGCAAGCCACATTGATATTTTTATAATGGTGGTCGGTAAAAAGCGCTTCAGCCCCCCTGCTCTCGAACACGTGCTGAATCGCGTGGTAGTTTGCCGTCAAGGAGATGCTGCCGTGATGGACGAGCTGCGGCGGCTCCGCGAAGCGCCAGTTGTCCAGCCGGTGATCTCCCTTATCCGCCGTGATCATGGCAAAGCCTGCGCGCGACAGCTGCCCGAGCCGTTCCAGGCAACGCAAGCCGATCTCCGGAAATAGCACATGCGAATCTTCAAGCTCGCGCTGATACAGCGCGATTACATCGCGATACGGGTATCGCGCATCTTCGAATCGCGGCGCCCGCCGGTGCTCGTACGTCAGCGTCATCCGCCTGAGCTGCTCCGACAACGTCAATCCCGGCGCGGGCTCGGTCTGACCGACGACGACATCGCAGTCGTACACGAGGCCCTCTCCGATGTAGATGAGCTCCTGCGGAATGGCGTCGAAAAAGTAATTCGCGACGATAAGCAACGGCTGACGCAGCTGTCCGGGCGCGATCGTCTCGCCGGAGACGAGCAGCTTGAGCTCCGTATCGCGCTCGGCGTCGAAGGTCGCGAGGTCGAGCGCGCCTTGATCGATGAAGTTCGCCAAGGCCGGATGCCGGCGCCAGCCTTCCACGTTTTTAAGCGCGAGATCGGTCATGACGTAACGCAATGGCGGCAAAGCGATGCCCGCGTACGCCTTGAGAAGGGCAAGCTCATGCAGCACATGGTAAGCCAGGCGTCCCGCGCCGGCGCCCAGCTCGACGAGCGTTACGGTCTCCTCCGTCGCCCCTTGCGTCGCCCGGTCCTGCAAAAAGCCGAAGATCATCTCCGCATAGGCCGCTCCGATCATCGGATTGCTCGTAATATATTG from the Cohnella hashimotonis genome contains:
- a CDS encoding methyltransferase domain-containing protein yields the protein MFKLLKTRAKAPELMDDLAQGGAELREALRHLRRLNRLFAASGRTLYGVVRLWEHAGRPKRLTVLDIGAGSGDVNAALLRWAEAHDVTIGITLVDRTEEACAEARAFYAGEPRIHVMRSDLFDLEEAVADIVTASQFVHHFEDEELPDVARAMLRASKVGIVIQDIHRHWLAWTAVWLAARLVSGNRYVVNDGPLSVAKGFRASDWERLRVRMGENGFAYSWRPLFRYVVTVPKTARPTPDYGPRSGSSSSGTGPDGKEALA
- a CDS encoding sporulation protein Cse60 — protein: MIQLKEFLDTEYSLAEKRANEFLAGLEEEQVVNILYGSYAKSQTQGVVHQRASILVVYKTK
- a CDS encoding diaminopimelate dehydrogenase, producing MSSKIRVGIVGYGNLGRGVHKAIGQNEDMELVAIFTRRDAARMSADTNVNARFESISNIERFRGEIDVMILCGGSATDLPEQTPLVAASFNTVDSFDTHAKIPEFYRAVDEAARKGGNVSVISTGWDPGLFSMNRLLAESILPQGKEYTFWGKGVSQGHSDAIRRVPGVKAGVQYTIPVERAIASVRSGENPELTTREKHERLCYVVAEQGADTAAIEREIKEMPNYFSDYETTVEFITEEKLQAEHSGMPHGGFVLRSGVTGEGTQQLIEFGLKLGSNPEFTASVLVAYARAAARLSQEGASGAKTVFDIPLGHLSPHSAEALRERLL
- a CDS encoding type III polyketide synthase, which encodes MMETIEQPITMLGIGTAVPAHKLDQLDTAQRLAEALRETPDAARWARRLFKQCGVQTRYTCEPALLEPAERNRYFAQLSGLAVPATSERMANYKQASVPLALRAASAALSDARISPSELTHLVTVSCTGQYLPGLDTVLAKQLGLQDSVNRIPLNFVGCAAGLKAIGMARDIVSGQPEAAVLVVCVELCTLHIQPSAEKEALFGASFFGDGASACVIGAEAGDGRDAFELGRPSSALLPEGENEMVWEVGDHGFDLYLSSRIPALIGRYLPERLASFLGEKDSQPDIWAIHPGGKGILDALESELGLEDMHTGYSRGVLRDFGNMSSATLLFVLDAIRKAKRDENAARSEGICLAFGPGLSAEMLPIVYRPGEQAAIRSQTLHGVKGEIEPIDEAQLASHV
- a CDS encoding tetratricopeptide repeat protein; the encoded protein is MAATDSQKYRFSEAPVWELQRAYYEQLGLKAWNNDQVPQYITSNPMIGAAYAEMIFGFLQDRATQGATEETVTLVELGAGAGRLAYHVLHELALLKAYAGIALPPLRYVMTDLALKNVEGWRRHPALANFIDQGALDLATFDAERDTELKLLVSGETIAPGQLRQPLLIVANYFFDAIPQELIYIGEGLVYDCDVVVGQTEPAPGLTLSEQLRRMTLTYEHRRAPRFEDARYPYRDVIALYQRELEDSHVLFPEIGLRCLERLGQLSRAGFAMITADKGDHRLDNWRFAEPPQLVHHGSISLTANYHAIQHVFESRGAEALFTDHHYKNINVACILMLESPKQYVNTRLAYRKSVARFGPDDFFSLKLLADREIETLRLQQILAFWRLGGYDAEWFIQTAKRISSLLADANDEEKLDLRSGIHRMWTSFYVMPQRYDLALDAGLILFEMDMYEDAKPLLDASAQGDDDPVSTVYFCLAICSLELGQEDEARAYLQRALELEPDHEEALTLLAALG
- a CDS encoding VanZ family protein — protein: MPLKPRSRKIVATAAVLYTLLVLFFMFLAFNRTNRLSDGFTFMFVPETTPLRFPEPTFMWLFSLGNVAAFMPFGIIIPYFFRWSFMKFAAFFLLAITFLETLQALTRLGSFDVDDIIANTLGAFIGYAAWRAGLASGRRARKWMVTVLSAIALLAGVMLVSEGWDAAIKKKEGVFQALNVAGESDALAGSFSAFTVGGESIKPQYNSYVAGSSSTSTYTIHTGHLKNIHLYANYGIPDRSAHEGRVSIFADGAMFAEFSGEYISGIETIMVPFNQIDELRIVVEGNAVLWDIGYRKMEHWWE